A single Paenibacillus sp. FSL R5-0517 DNA region contains:
- a CDS encoding protein-glutamate O-methyltransferase CheR has product MLEQEQLLDPDYTGFIRKIKESTGIDLAQYKEGQMKRRLTTLRNKNGFHTFSNFFDAMQKDKSLFYEFLDRMTINVSEFWRNPNRWEVLRDEILPELLGSKRRVKVWSAACSTGEEPYTLAMILDTMGILKDSSITASDLDEGALAKAKEGRYMERSLKDVPKETANRYFKQDGLVYRIDEQLKNSIKFMKQNLLVDRFDDGYDLIVCRNVMIYFTEEAKNLLYHKFAASLRPGGILFVGSTEQIFSPGQYGLETAETFFYRKK; this is encoded by the coding sequence ATGCTGGAGCAAGAACAACTACTAGACCCGGATTACACCGGATTCATTCGTAAAATCAAAGAGAGCACAGGCATTGATCTTGCTCAATACAAGGAAGGCCAGATGAAAAGAAGGCTGACCACACTTCGCAACAAAAACGGGTTTCATACATTTTCTAACTTTTTTGATGCTATGCAGAAAGATAAATCATTGTTTTACGAGTTCCTTGATCGCATGACCATTAACGTGTCTGAATTCTGGCGTAATCCCAATCGTTGGGAAGTGCTGCGGGACGAGATCCTGCCTGAACTGCTAGGGTCCAAGCGTCGTGTCAAAGTCTGGAGTGCAGCCTGTTCAACAGGTGAAGAACCATACACACTTGCCATGATTTTGGACACGATGGGCATTTTGAAGGACAGCTCGATTACGGCAAGTGATCTGGATGAAGGTGCATTGGCCAAAGCCAAAGAAGGGCGTTATATGGAACGCTCACTTAAGGATGTGCCAAAGGAAACGGCGAACCGTTACTTCAAGCAGGATGGCCTGGTATACCGTATTGATGAGCAACTCAAAAATTCGATCAAGTTCATGAAACAAAATTTGCTGGTGGACCGTTTTGACGATGGGTACGATCTGATTGTGTGCCGAAATGTCATGATCTATTTTACCGAGGAAGCCAAAAACCTGTTGTATCACAAATTTGCAGCAAGTTTACGTCCAGGCGGTATCTTATTTGTGGGCAGTACGGAGCAGATCTTCTCCCCAGGACAATATGGTCTGGAGACAGCAGAAACATTTTTCTATCGGAAAAAATAA
- the aroC gene encoding chorismate synthase: MSLRYLTAGETHGPQLTAIIEGLPSNLTIDFEELNFQLHRRQKGYGRGRRMQIEKDQANFVGGIRHGYTTGAPVALVVQNNDWKHWQNIMNIEPIEGSDEEKRRVHRPRPGHADLNGGLKYNLKDLRNVLERSSARETTVRVACGAIARQFLAEFGIKVAGRVLRIGEIEAPYQDLPIDELIAVTEASSVRVTDAETEKKMEAYIDQIKQEGDSIGGIVECIVEGVPIGLGSYVQYDRKLDARIAQGVMSINAFKGVEIGIGFEAGVIRGSQVHDEIMHTDERGYHRATNRLGGFEGGMTNGMPVVVRGVMKPIPTLYKPLQSVDIDTKEAFTAQVERSDACAVPAASVVMEHVVAWEIAKAFLEKFGGDSMEEIRANVANYNAQLENY; this comes from the coding sequence ATGAGTTTACGCTATTTAACCGCAGGGGAGACGCACGGACCCCAATTGACCGCTATTATTGAAGGATTGCCAAGTAATTTGACGATTGATTTTGAAGAACTGAATTTCCAGCTTCACCGCCGCCAAAAGGGGTATGGTCGTGGACGCCGGATGCAGATCGAGAAGGATCAGGCGAATTTCGTTGGTGGTATCCGTCACGGATATACAACAGGTGCTCCGGTAGCGCTGGTTGTTCAAAATAATGACTGGAAACATTGGCAGAATATTATGAATATTGAGCCGATCGAAGGCAGTGACGAAGAGAAACGTCGCGTTCATCGTCCTCGTCCCGGACATGCTGATCTGAACGGTGGACTCAAGTATAATCTCAAAGACTTGCGTAACGTATTGGAGCGCTCCAGTGCACGTGAAACAACAGTACGTGTGGCATGTGGTGCCATTGCACGTCAATTCCTGGCTGAATTTGGAATCAAGGTAGCTGGACGTGTACTTCGTATTGGAGAGATCGAAGCTCCATATCAGGACCTTCCGATTGATGAACTGATCGCAGTGACAGAAGCTTCCTCTGTACGTGTCACGGATGCTGAGACAGAGAAGAAGATGGAAGCCTACATCGACCAGATTAAACAAGAAGGCGATTCCATCGGAGGAATCGTGGAATGTATCGTTGAAGGGGTGCCAATTGGTCTGGGTAGCTATGTTCAATACGATCGCAAGCTGGATGCGCGAATCGCTCAAGGCGTAATGTCCATTAATGCATTCAAAGGTGTAGAGATTGGTATCGGATTCGAAGCCGGAGTCATTCGTGGTTCACAGGTGCATGATGAAATCATGCATACGGATGAACGCGGCTACCACCGGGCAACCAACCGTCTGGGCGGATTCGAAGGCGGGATGACGAACGGTATGCCAGTGGTTGTACGCGGTGTGATGAAGCCAATCCCAACGTTGTATAAGCCACTGCAAAGTGTGGATATTGATACGAAAGAAGCATTTACGGCTCAGGTTGAGCGCTCGGACGCTTGTGCTGTACCAGCAGCAAGTGTGGTGATGGAGCATGTTGTAGCGTGGGAAATTGCCAAGGCATTCCTGGAGAAATTCGGTGGGGATTCCATGGAAGAGATCCGTGCTAATGTTGCTAACTATAACGCTCAACTGGAGAATTACTAA
- the ndk gene encoding nucleoside-diphosphate kinase: protein MDRTFLMVKPDGVQRGLIGRIISRLEDKGFKLVAGKLVQMSEEQAKRHYAEHEGKPFFDDLVRFITSGPVFAMVWEGDDIVALARIVIGKTNVKEAAPGTIRGDFASHTPHNLIHGADSPESASREAANFFASDELVVYDKSIAAWL, encoded by the coding sequence ATGGATCGTACATTTTTGATGGTGAAGCCGGATGGTGTGCAGCGTGGATTGATCGGTCGAATTATTAGCCGTCTGGAAGACAAAGGATTTAAGTTGGTGGCAGGCAAATTGGTGCAGATGTCTGAGGAACAGGCAAAACGCCATTATGCTGAACATGAGGGCAAACCGTTTTTCGATGATTTGGTTCGTTTTATCACATCTGGGCCTGTATTTGCCATGGTGTGGGAAGGGGACGATATTGTGGCGCTTGCGCGCATCGTCATCGGAAAAACCAATGTGAAGGAAGCAGCTCCGGGTACCATTCGCGGAGACTTCGCCAGCCACACACCACATAATCTGATTCATGGGGCAGATTCACCGGAAAGTGCTTCCCGTGAAGCAGCCAATTTCTTTGCTTCAGATGAATTGGTGGTATACGACAAGAGCATCGCAGCCTGGTTGTAA